Part of the Candidatus Hydrogenedentota bacterium genome is shown below.
GACATCAGGCGAATCGGGATTGATGGACTGCAATGCGAGAAGCGCCGCGGCGCTTACTCCCGGCCTATTGCTGCGGTAAAGGTCCCACAATGTTGGAACGGCGGGCTTAGCCGATTCGCCGGCAGCGCTGAGAACATCAATGAAATAGACCGCTTCGGTCGGGTCTTCATTTTTCGACAGAGAAACAAGTTTTTCGATTACTGTATCTGCAGGGTGCTTGAATCGGACAAGCGTCGCCGCTGCCCGGCGAACGGCCACTTTGTCTTCCCCTTGGAGCAGTGCTTCCAGTTGCGGGACGGCATGGTCGCCAATCTTCACCAGGGCATCGCCAAAGCAATACGAGAATACCGTATTCGGATCAACTAAGCCTTCTATCAGAGAAGAAGTCAATTCGGTGTCTTCTGGAGAGATGATTGTGAGGACCGCAAACATGGCATCAAAGTCACCATCTGAATCACGCCCTCTATTGATAAGTGTGGGCAATGCAGCCTTCGCCGCGGGACCGAGCTTGCAGAGTACTGCGGTATACCCGTAGCCCGTTGGGAACGCAATATAGGCTTCCACTATCCCTTTGACGACTACCGGGTTGTCTGGATCAATATTCAGCGCCGCTTGGGCAGCGCAACTCCTCCGCCATGCCCGCTCTCGCGAACCATCGTCAGGGTTCTCAATGATCCTCAAGAGTGACGGGATTGCTTCCTTTGCATTCGGCCCAAGCAGAGCCAATGCGTTCATGCTCATTAGCGACACGGCGGAATTGGAGCTCGAAATCCTTGAGAGCAGTTCAGGAATCGCCACGGGGCCAACGGCCGCAAGGAACTTCGGCAGAGTCTCGTTGGTCTCTTTGCTGGAATCTAGCAGTTCCAGCAGAGTCGGGAGCGCTTTCGCCCCAAGGTTCTCGAAAATGGGTGCTGCACTTGGAGGAAGCATACCGAGCTTAAGTTGAGCAATGAGTATCGGAAGGGAGTCGGCAGCATTCGCTTCAAAGTAATCGAGCGCCTTCTTCCGCACATCGGCGCTCTCGCTCGACAACTGCGAAAGACGCATTTCCCTTTCGATGTCTGTCGGCGCACCGGAGAGGTTCTGCCCCAGACGAAAGCCTCTAGTCTGCAAGAAGAAGGCGCGCTCATACGTTAGCTCTGTCTTGACGAGGAGCGCGGCGGAAGTACGGTTTGGGCAGACAGTGGACTCGGATTCGGCGGACGCGTCACGATAGGTAATCCAAGCACGTTGGGCTTCTTTCAGCGTATCACGTTGTCCCGCGCGGTTAAGGTATCGGCGATGCTCCCTGTACATCTTGTTGATGGAGTCGTCCGCATCGCGAAACTCCGCATCCGACCCGACTAGATCGCGGCGTTCCAGCATCCTTTTCAGATGGCTCACGCGCGACCATGTCAAAGAGGCCAAGAACTCGCTATTCGCCTGCTCGCCACTGTAGGCGTAATTTTCGATCTCTTTTGCAAACGCGACAACTGCCAACTTGCGGTACTCTTCCCAGGCTTTCTGTGCCGCTTGTAACTTCAATTTCTGGGCGGGATCGAGCTGTGCTTCCACCTGTGCGTAGGTTGCGGTGAGCTGCGCTTCGGCATTTTGGAGTTTTTGTTTCCATTCTTCCTCGGGAGCGGCTGAAGCGCTCACGAAACAGAGAATAAGCGTCAGAAACGTGAGGCAGAAGAACCTAGGCATGCCCGTACAACTCCGTCATTGGGACTCTGATCGCCGCCGATACTCCTGCCGATGGTTTCGAGAAGTCCAATCGGGCGAGTATCGCAGTACGTTGGTTTCACGCTCCTCGCGTCAAGCGCGCTGGAGTCATTAATACACTATTTCAGCGAAGAGTTGCGAGACGATTGGCAGGATAAGCGTTGCGGGGTGTTGAAATAGACGCCACGTGCAGCACAGTCCGAGGTGACGTCGGAACCGTTCGCATGCGGTGAGCAGACTTTGTAAGATGGGAGCGAATAAGCGCGGAGAGGGGGGATGCCTTTGCCGCGATTGATGTGGCGGTACCTGTCATCGGGGAGTGGCGAAAGGGGCATTCATGCAGTCAAATACGAATCGCAAAGCGCAATTGTTGGGGCTTCTGGTTGCGGCCTGTTTGGGTGCGGCGCAGTGGGCGTATGCACAACCCGAGAATCTGCCACAGGTGGAGGTGAAGGACGTTCGGCGGGTCTATGACAAGGGTCCGCACAATGCCTTCACCGACCTGATCCGGTGGCAGGATCGGTTCTGGCTGACCTTCCGCAGTTGCCCCGATGGGCACATGGTGCATCCCTCGTCGTGCATCATCGTGATGTCGAGCACGGACACGCGGACCTGGCAAGAAGTGCACCGGTTCTCCGTGCCATTGCGCGATACGCGGGACCCGCATTTCCTCGCGTTCAAGGGACAGCTCTTCGTGTACACGGGGACGTGGTATTCGGGCGAGACCACGCTGCCCACGGATCAGTACGACATGAACAAGCACCTCGGCTACGCGGTGTGGACGGCGGACGGCACGGCGTGGCAGGGGCCGCGCCAGTTGGAAGGGACTTACGGTCACTACATCTGGCGCGCCGCAACGTTCGGTGACAAGGCGTATCTCTGCGGACGGCGCAACAAGGATTTCGCCCAGGTGAATGGCGAAGGGGAAATCGTGGAATCGGCCATGCTCGAAAGCGACGACGGCTTGGTTTGGCGCTACCATTCGCTGTTTCAAGAAGTCAGTGGCGATGAGACGGCATTTATCTTCGACGAGAACGGCGACATGACCGCCATCGGCCGCAGAGGCCGGGGCCCCGCCCAGTTGATTAAGTCGCGGCCGCCGTACACCGAAATGACGCGCTCCGAACTCACGGAGTACGTGGGCGGTCCCCTGGTGACGCGCTGGGGCGGCCGTTGGGTCGTCGGCGGACGCAAGTCCACAGACGCGGGTTCGCGGATGGTGCTGTATTGGCTGGTAGACGACAAACTGGTTCAGTTTGCGCAACTCCCCAGCGACGGCGACTGCTCCTATCCCGGCTTCGTCGAACTCGACCCCAGACACGCCGTGGTTTCCTGGTACTCCACCCACGAGACCGACGCCGCGGGTGCAAAGATGACGGCGGTGTATGTGGCGGATGTGGTGATCGCGGAGTAACCGTTCGGTCATGGACTGGTTTTAGCGATGGCGCGGAACCGAATACTTGACGAACTGTACGACGTACGCGCGCAGATTCTCGCCGAGCACAGCGAAGATCTCGGGAAGTATATACGCAGCGAGTTGGAGCGGCTAAAGTCGAAAGGACATCCGATTGCGCATATCAAGCAACGGAGCATCCGTTACGCTGATACCGCGTATCCGAGCCAGCGGGTATCTGAAGGCTCCGCACCCGAGTACAGTGAGCGGCCACGATAAGCGAAGGTTCGTATCCGTACTGCAACCAGTCATCTTCTTTGTTATTTTGCAGAAGTTGCCTCCTCATTCCGTACATTTCCGCTTTGTTGAGGCAAGGATTCAAGCGCAATTCAACCGCAATTCCCTGTGACTCCAGTGCTCGCCCTGGTCTGATATCATTCGGGCTTGATTGTTCCTTCTTTTCGTGTGATTGGTGTGATTCGTGGTCAAATCCCAATTCCCGTCTACTGTGCCCTATGTGCCACTATCCGCTGTTTCTACTTCTAATGGATCCAGCTCTTCGCGCGCTTGTCTGCATTCCCCGTGCTTCCCGTGTCCCCCGTGGTTTGAAGTCATTCGAGCCCGATTGATTCTCTTATCGGCGTTCATCGGTGGTTGAATCGATTTGGTTGCGGCTATGCCGCGCCAGGGTTTCGTTATATTTCACGCACGAGATAGACGCCGCTGGCCCCGCGCCGCATTTCGGTTATGTCGGCAGCGTGTAGCGTGACTGATAGATGCCGTCAGTCAGGGAAATCGATTCCGTCAGAAGCTGCGCAACAGCATCGACGGCGGAGAGCAATTCGGCGGGAGACTGGCCGGTGGCCCCGATGATGTTCTGGACACGCGGCATGAAGCCTGCGGGGACGTGATCGAAACTCTCCGTTTCAACCAGAACGGTCTTGTCGTTTATCGGGTATTTGCGATTGAGGGCAAACAGCGCCAAGACCATGTAGTTGATTGCGCGCGTTAGGCAGGACGCTGTTCCGTAGCTATCGCCGCGCGTCGCATACTTCCGGGCGAATGCGCCCAGAGCGAACTCGGCGGCCCAGAGGTAGTTTCGAACGACGGACTGACGCAGCGGCTCGGGGTAGACGGCGACGCGTTGCTTTAGTCGAGGGAGGATACTCTCGGGATCGTGGAGGGGAACGCAGATATCGACTTCACCGAGATACGTCGCGCTGAAGAATCCAAACGGGGGTTGCTGTTCGTAGTTGAGCTCGTAGCGCCCGGCTTCCGCGTCGGCGATCACACGCTCCACGTGCTCAAGACTGCGGTAGATGAAATCGATGCGTTGTCCCTCAACGGTAAGCCATGCGCCCCCGTTCACCCAGGGTCCCCATTCGAAGAATCCGGTGACAACGGGAGCAGGGGTATCGTTGACGGATTCGGCCAGCGCGCGGATCTCGTCAATCGAGCAAGGGTCGGATTCAGAATAGAATATGCCAAGGTCGATATCGGAGCCTGGCCGCGCTAATCCACGCGCATAGGAACCGCCGAGGACCACGGCGCGAACGCCGGAAACGTTGCCGAGACGCGCGGCTACTGACTGCACGCATTCGCGCTGTTTATCGGACAGTTGTGTCACAAAAACTCCTTGCTCAGGGCTACGTCCTATCCTCGTTGAGTTTTCGCGCTGCGTCCGAGCGATTCGGCAAGAGCGGCACAGGTCGCGACTCCTATCCGCCGCAGGCGAATTAGTAGCCACCCCATTTGCAGGGATGATAAGACATGGCCGCTGCAGTTGAAACATTATGAGGACGCCAAAGCGACCTCGCGTAGTCAGTTGGCGGTGGCGAGGGCCGGTTGACGCTGGGGATGGTAGTCGGCACTCGCGTTGGCAATGCCAATGCCCACGCGCCTCAATCCTCCATATCGTCGTCCTCTACACTTCCCTGGCGATCGTCCAGAAGTCTTCGCACGACTCTCGCCAGGTGTGGAGCATTGAGGGGCTTCTTGAGGTAGGATCGAATACCCATCGCCACGGCAGCGTCCTTGTCAATAAGGTCACTGTGTCCGCTACAAAGAATGATAGGGATGCCAGGGCGGATTTCGAGGAGCTTCCTGCTGAGGTCTGCTCCCGTCATCTTCGGCATAGTCTGGTCCGTGATGACAAGGTCGAATGCGCTGGGGTCTGCGCGGAAAACCTCCAGTGCTTTCTCGGAAGAAGTATACGGTTCTACCTGATATCCCGCGTGTTCCAAGAACAGGCTGTACAGGCGAGTAATAGATTCTTCGTCATCTATTGCGAGGATTCGCTCACCGTTGCCTGCCTCTACATCCGCCTCATCCTCCTCGACCTGGTATCGTGCCTCCTCTGCGGCGCGCGGGAAAAAGACCGTGAAGGTACTTCCCTCGCCAGGCGTGCTGTCTACCGTGATAGCTCCTCCGTAGCTGTGAACGATTCCATGTACAATGGCCAAACCCAGCCCCGTGCCCTCCCCCATTGCCTTGGTTGTAAAGTACGGTTCGAAAATTCGGGTCATCGTCTCCGGCTCGATGCCGCTGCCTGTGTCTGCAACAACAAGCCGCACATACTGACCAGGCCGAAGGTCGGGGTGCGGACCCGCCTCATCTTCAATCAGGCAAACCTCCCTCATCTCCACCGACAGTCTTCCGCCTTTCTCGCGCATCGCGTGGTAGGCGTTTGTGCAGAGGTTCAAGACAATCTGGTGGATTTCCGTGGCGTCGGCCATCACAGGGCCGCAGTCCTTGTCAATGTTCTGGACAATGCCAATGGTAGAGGGCAGCGTGCCTCTCAACATCTTGAGGGCTTCTTTTACAATCGCATGAATCAAAATTGGGCCGTATTCTCTTTCCTTCCTTCGACTGATCGCCAGAATCTGCTCGACCAACTCAGTGGCGCGCTCTGCGGCCTTCTTGACTTCATCAAGCATCTCGCGAGAAGGACTGCCCTTGTCCATTTTGGCAGCGGCCATTTCGGTAAACCCCAGAATGGTGCAAAGTATGTTGTTGAAGTCGTGAGCAATCCCGCCAGCCAGGCTTCCGATGGCCTCCATCTTCTGCGATTGGCGCAAGTGCTCCTCCAACTCCACCTCGCGTGTGATGTCTCGCTCGACCGCAATGAAGTTCACGGTCTTTCCCGAAGCATCGCGCACGGGAGAAATCGTCGCCTCCTCTATGAAAGAAGTTCCATTCTTTCGTTTGCTGACGATTCGACCGGACCATGTCTCGCCTCCCAACACGGTATCCCAGATCTGCTCATTGAGAGCATCATCGTACTTGCCGCTCTTGAGCACGCTCAGATTCTGGCCGGTGGCCTCCGCCCGGGTGTAGCCGGAGACAGACGTGAATGCGGGATTCACATATTCAATAGTCCCGTCCGAGTCAGTTATGACAATCGCCTCGGCTGCCTGTTCAATGGCCGACATGAAGCGCTCACGCTCCGCCTCAGTCCGCTTTCGATCTGTAATATCCTGGAGCAAGGCGACGAAGTAGTTGACGGAATGATCAGGCTTTCGAACACAAGCAACCGAGAGGTTAGCCCATATGATATCGCCGTTCTTGCGAACGAACCGTTTCTCCAGCGAATAGCTGTCGATCTCTCCCGACACCACCCGGTCAAACTGCGCAAGATCCAGTGCGATATCGTCAGGGTGCGTTATCTCAGGCCAGGTCATGTGTACGAGTTCGTCAGCGGAATAGCCGAGCATGGTGCAGAGACCCGAATTCACCTCAAGCCACCCCTTCTCGACTGAGGTCACGGCGATCCCCACGAGCGGCAGGTCGAAGTAGGTTTGGAGCCGGGCGTTTCTCTCCGAAAGCGCATCTTCGGCTTGCTTGCGCTCCGTGACGTCAACGAAGAAACCTTCCCACAGAGTGCTCCCATCTTCTTTACGTTCTGGCAACGACGTAGCTTCAATGTATAGAACTTTCCCGTCGTTTCGCACAGCCCGTATTGTCTCACGGTAGGCCTCCAGGCGCTCCGCAGACTTAGAAATGGCATTCCTGAATTTATCCTGGTCTTCAGGGTGGACTAACCCCATTAGCGTCGATGAATCCTTCATCACGGTCTCGGCCTTGACGCCCAGTATGTCTAACACCTTGTCGTTGATGTAAGGAAGTGAGAACTTTCCATCCGGCGTGAGCAGGAATTGGTAGACGACGGCAGGAGAGTTCTCTGCGAGCCTTCTGTATTTTTCCTCGCTTTCAATCAGCGCCATTTCAATCCGTTTCCGGTCGGTAATGTCACGGATGCTGGTACGCTGTCCGATCGGTTTGTCCCGATCGTCGCGAATCGGCTGCCAAGAAGCCCCCATCCAGCGGACCGATTGGTCTTTGCGGGAGATACGGAACTCGAGATTACTCGTTGAGGTCTGCTCTGCAATGGCCCGCCGCAGGCGCGCTCCGAACTCTGCACGGTCAACCTCATGCACGATGGGGAGTGGATAGTCGGACATGGCTCGGCATTCTGCTACGCTGTATCCTGTCAATTTCTCGACGGCAGGGTTCACCCACATCAGTTGGCCATCTGACGCGAACCAGCTTTCCCAATCGTAGGTATAGTCCGCAATCGCCCGTAAGTGTTCCTCGGCGCGCTTCCGTTCGGTAATCTCGATCGAGACGACCATCATGTATTGCAGTTGGTTGTTGTCGCAGATTGGCACGATGGTGGAGTGGTACCAATGGTCGTTTCCTTCGACGTCCACGACGCAGCCTTCCTGCTGAACGACCTCCCCCGTCTCCTTGGCCAGATTCAGGTTTGCACGCATTTGCGCTTTGAACTCGACGGGATAGAAGGAGAACGGGTAAGGCTTGCCGTAGTACTTCGTTACGTCATCCATTCCGAGTTCGCGTACGCCGGCGGCGCTCATGTACTGCAGATTGAAATCGCGATCGAGGACTTTGGTGCATATCGGAGAATGCTCAAGCCATGCGCGGTCTCTTCTCTGCAGCTCCCGGAGATCTTCCTCCACCCGCTTCCGCTCGGTGACGTCCTGTGCTACCCCGTACATCCTGACTGGCCGACCGCTGGAATCATGTTCCACTAGCCCAAGCGCCAGGATGTCTCTTACTTCTCCGTTATCCTGGCGCACAATCCGATGCTCAAGGCGATAGGGATTGGCCCCGTCAAGAGCGTCTTGAAACGCTGCTTCGATTCGCGCCGTATCCTCAGGATACGCACTCATCATGAGTTCTTTGCGGGTAATCCTAGAGGCATGAAGGCCATGTATCCGCTGCCAGTTCTCGGAGAACGTCCACGTATCCTCGCGAATATCCCATTCCCATGAACCTTGATTGGATATCTCTTCAGCGGCCTCCAGAATGGCCTTGAATCGCTTGATCTGGAGTTCATCCCTCTTGTGCTCAGTGATATCCTCTCCGAGGGAAA
Proteins encoded:
- a CDS encoding LprI family protein, whose translation is MPRFFCLTFLTLILCFVSASAAPEEEWKQKLQNAEAQLTATYAQVEAQLDPAQKLKLQAAQKAWEEYRKLAVVAFAKEIENYAYSGEQANSEFLASLTWSRVSHLKRMLERRDLVGSDAEFRDADDSINKMYREHRRYLNRAGQRDTLKEAQRAWITYRDASAESESTVCPNRTSAALLVKTELTYERAFFLQTRGFRLGQNLSGAPTDIEREMRLSQLSSESADVRKKALDYFEANAADSLPILIAQLKLGMLPPSAAPIFENLGAKALPTLLELLDSSKETNETLPKFLAAVGPVAIPELLSRISSSNSAVSLMSMNALALLGPNAKEAIPSLLRIIENPDDGSRERAWRRSCAAQAALNIDPDNPVVVKGIVEAYIAFPTGYGYTAVLCKLGPAAKAALPTLINRGRDSDGDFDAMFAVLTIISPEDTELTSSLIEGLVDPNTVFSYCFGDALVKIGDHAVPQLEALLQGEDKVAVRRAAATLVRFKHPADTVIEKLVSLSKNEDPTEAVYFIDVLSAAGESAKPAVPTLWDLYRSNRPGVSAAALLALQSINPDSPDVKKVQLPAAFVFDPYYDARCYAESEPFERVPRLMTEADFNNDGAMDIGISDSMGNHGAPWQLYLKVGERKYKKIDELDTVSGMELFVKEKGVGYLKTYLTTSAATGVEALYTVSMDGLRLVKSVDLEWAEGRAHPVEANEQLPALEGYTKVELNAHPIEK
- a CDS encoding nucleotidyltransferase domain-containing protein, yielding MTQLSDKQRECVQSVAARLGNVSGVRAVVLGGSYARGLARPGSDIDLGIFYSESDPCSIDEIRALAESVNDTPAPVVTGFFEWGPWVNGGAWLTVEGQRIDFIYRSLEHVERVIADAEAGRYELNYEQQPPFGFFSATYLGEVDICVPLHDPESILPRLKQRVAVYPEPLRQSVVRNYLWAAEFALGAFARKYATRGDSYGTASCLTRAINYMVLALFALNRKYPINDKTVLVETESFDHVPAGFMPRVQNIIGATGQSPAELLSAVDAVAQLLTESISLTDGIYQSRYTLPT
- a CDS encoding PAS domain S-box protein; the encoded protein is MADNGNQTKTQLTDEVRKLREAEERYRTILEDIPVLICCFRPGGEITYANNAYCTFFATTPEKLAGTSNLFRIPESDRESVKASISALTVESPTQTHEHQVHSPGGKVRWHRWTDHALFDAEGKAVGYISLGEDITEHKRDELQIKRFKAILEAAEEISNQGSWEWDIREDTWTFSENWQRIHGLHASRITRKELMMSAYPEDTARIEAAFQDALDGANPYRLEHRIVRQDNGEVRDILALGLVEHDSSGRPVRMYGVAQDVTERKRVEEDLRELQRRDRAWLEHSPICTKVLDRDFNLQYMSAAGVRELGMDDVTKYYGKPYPFSFYPVEFKAQMRANLNLAKETGEVVQQEGCVVDVEGNDHWYHSTIVPICDNNQLQYMMVVSIEITERKRAEEHLRAIADYTYDWESWFASDGQLMWVNPAVEKLTGYSVAECRAMSDYPLPIVHEVDRAEFGARLRRAIAEQTSTSNLEFRISRKDQSVRWMGASWQPIRDDRDKPIGQRTSIRDITDRKRIEMALIESEEKYRRLAENSPAVVYQFLLTPDGKFSLPYINDKVLDILGVKAETVMKDSSTLMGLVHPEDQDKFRNAISKSAERLEAYRETIRAVRNDGKVLYIEATSLPERKEDGSTLWEGFFVDVTERKQAEDALSERNARLQTYFDLPLVGIAVTSVEKGWLEVNSGLCTMLGYSADELVHMTWPEITHPDDIALDLAQFDRVVSGEIDSYSLEKRFVRKNGDIIWANLSVACVRKPDHSVNYFVALLQDITDRKRTEAERERFMSAIEQAAEAIVITDSDGTIEYVNPAFTSVSGYTRAEATGQNLSVLKSGKYDDALNEQIWDTVLGGETWSGRIVSKRKNGTSFIEEATISPVRDASGKTVNFIAVERDITREVELEEHLRQSQKMEAIGSLAGGIAHDFNNILCTILGFTEMAAAKMDKGSPSREMLDEVKKAAERATELVEQILAISRRKEREYGPILIHAIVKEALKMLRGTLPSTIGIVQNIDKDCGPVMADATEIHQIVLNLCTNAYHAMREKGGRLSVEMREVCLIEDEAGPHPDLRPGQYVRLVVADTGSGIEPETMTRIFEPYFTTKAMGEGTGLGLAIVHGIVHSYGGAITVDSTPGEGSTFTVFFPRAAEEARYQVEEDEADVEAGNGERILAIDDEESITRLYSLFLEHAGYQVEPYTSSEKALEVFRADPSAFDLVITDQTMPKMTGADLSRKLLEIRPGIPIILCSGHSDLIDKDAAVAMGIRSYLKKPLNAPHLARVVRRLLDDRQGSVEDDDMED